The Pochonia chlamydosporia 170 chromosome 1, whole genome shotgun sequence genome window below encodes:
- a CDS encoding MCD1/ SCC1/Rad21 protein (similar to Sordaria macrospora k-hell XP_003345335.1): MFYSETLLQKSGPLARVWLSANLERKLSKNHILQSNVTDSVEAIITPNQAPMALRLSGQLLLGVVRIYQRKTRYLLDDCNEAMMKIKMAFRSSGNNDMAANLQMPNREALLLPDRITPYDNLELPPPPDASWLLSQVDDITATPVGRKGRPSNNRDINLQEDIEVSQFLHGTDNADDTFAPIGDLELDLDFGLNMDDGSQSIEQGRDAPAPRDVEDDMLSDLDVMTHNKDATDFGEPPVRIADGEGDIAMGDDFGFNIDDQSALPGMASNANLHRGRISESPLSDIDERLAQEIETEYSRHNHTDLYEPTEDTEHTIVRRPAQRAKKQKIMMPDEEIALSSSHIKQQQADRQNIIKPASFLPRDPFLLALMDMQKTGGFVSSIMTEGRSSAWAPELRGMLTLDAVRGMSELKRKRDSGIADVDSDVGAAKSPRLELGDDTDFGFDGHGMGNQSVAADGTILEIPAMGDDDGHFEREGSPMHPFDETTAPLVHPQDSGPVSVGTKHAVHILRDLFGAEAATNAEKRKKSSVVFQNLLPEKQTTKAEATKMFFECLVLATKDAIKVEQGPELGAPIRVRGKRGLWGDWAEREAGGEISNQNEPEPAAFSATAVAVEA, from the exons ATGTTCTACTCGGAGACGCTCCTCCAGAAGAGCGGGCCTCTGGCTCGCGTCTGGCTGTCCGCCAACTTGGAGCGCAAGTTGTCCAAAAACCACATCCTGCAATCCAATGTTACAGACAGTGTTGAGGCTATTATCACACCGAATCAGGCGCCCATGGCTCTGCGCTTGAGCGGTCAGCTTTTGCTCGGTGTCGTGAGAATATATCAACGAAAGACGCGTTATTTGCTAGATGACTGCAATGAAGCGATGATGAAGATCAAGATG GCGTTCCGGTCCAGTGGAAACAATGACATGGCGGCTAATTTGCAAATGCCAAACCGCGAggccttgcttttgcctGACCGAATTACACCCTATGACAACCTCGAACTGCCTCCGCCCCCTGATGCATCATGGCTTTTGTCGCAAGTCGACGACATCACTGCCACCCCAGTTGGTCGTAAAGGCCGCCCGAGCAACAACAGAGATATCAATCTGCAAGAGGATATTGAAGTCAGTCAGTTTTTGCATGGCACCGACAATGCAGATGATACCTTTGCACCTATTGGCGATTTGGAACTGGACCTCGATTTCGGCCTTAACATGGACGACGGAAGCCAAAGTATTGAACAGGGTCGAGATGCCCCGGCACCTCGGGACGTTGAAGACGATATGCTGAGTGACCTGGATGTCATGACGCACAATAAAGATGCGACTGATTTTGGTGAACCACCTGTCCGAATTGCCGACGGAGAGGGAGATATCGCGATGGGAGACGATTTCGgtttcaacattgacgacCAGTCCGCCCTGCCGGGCATGGCTTCGAATGCAAATCTGCACCGTGGGAGAATATCGGAGTCCCCGCTATCCGACATTGACGAGAGGCTAGCACAAGAGATTGAGACGGAATACTCACGTCACAATCATACCGATCTCTACGAGCCAACAGAGGATACAGAACACACCATTGTTCGCAGACCCGCTCAACGcgcaaagaagcagaagatcATGATGCCTGATGAGGAGATTGCCCTGTCAAGTAGTCATATCAAACAGCAACAGGCCGACCGACAGAACATTATTAAGCCTGCTTCTTTCCTTCCTCGGGATCCTTTCCTCCTAGCTTTGATGGACATGCAAAAAACTGGCGGATTTGTCTCGTCAATCATGACTGAGGGTCGCAGCTCAGCTTGGGCCCCAGAGCTTCGAGGCATGCTCACACTGGATGCTGTGCGAGGCATGAGCGAACTCAAGAGAAAACGAGACAGCGGCATTGCTGATGTGGATAGCGACGTTGGTGCCGCCAAGTCACCTCGCCTGGAGCTCGGAGATGACACTGACTTTGGCTTTGACGGTCATGGCATGGGCAACCAAAGCGTGGCAGCCGACGGCACTATTCTGGAAATTCCTGCCatgggcgacgatgatggtcACTTCGAACGCGAAGGTAGCCCAATGCACCCATTTGACGAGACGACGGCTCCCCTTGTTCATCCGCAAGACAGCGGCCCAGTTTCCGTCGGCACCAAACATGCCGTGCACATCCTTCGGGATTTGTTTGGAGCTGAAGCTGCCACGAACGctgagaagagaaagaagagctcTGTTGTCTTCCAGAACCTGCTCCCTGAGAAGCAGACCACCAAGGCGGAGGCCACCAAGATGTTCTTCGAGTGCCTTGTCCTTGCCACCAAAGATGCGATCAAAGTTGAACAAGGCCCTGAGTTGGGAGCACCCATCAGGGTCCGTGGAAAGAGAGGGCTATGGGGAGATTGGGCTGaacgagaagctggaggCGAGATATCGAACCAGAACGAGCCTGAGCCCGCGGCATTCAGCGCAACCGCAGTTGCCGTGGAGGCATAG
- a CDS encoding Tubulin binding cofactor A (similar to Metarhizium robertsii ARSEF 23 XP_007820389.1), producing the protein MPPPSQLAIATGAVTRLLREEASYHKELADQEAQVKKLEESIQNGGGDDDGNAEFMLKQNKTAVEQTKAVFGPLKDRIAAAVTKLEDQIALAEEAGGSEHLESAKSVLAQAKSKA; encoded by the exons ATGCCTCCTCCATCGCAGCTCGCCATCGCAACCGGCGCCGTCACGAGGCTGCTCAGAGAAGAAGCCTCCTACCACAAGGAGCTAGCTGACCAGGAGGCACAAGTCAAGAAGCTAGAGGAGAGTATTCAGAATGGAGGgggcgacgacgacggcaacGCCGAGTTTATGCTGAAGCAGAAT AAAACGGCCGTTGAGCAGACGAAAGCTGTCTTTGGGCCGTTGAAGGACAGGATTGCTGCTGCGGTGACCAAGTTGGAGGATCAGATTGCTTTGGCTGAGGAGGCGGGTGGTTCGGAGCACTTGGAGAGTGCGAAGAGTGTGCTTGCGCAGGCTAAGAGTAAGGCttga
- a CDS encoding Tho complex subunit 7/Mft1p (similar to Metarhizium robertsii ARSEF 23 XP_007820388.1): MASWNLLDDKSEAELHKSRLLNVEEKPFKRITKRLSTISSVVSTASQYNVSTQNGADAAKLPANDSLKEDLTLDFAAFDSSIARLQFLHDANQRERERYAADQERILAECQSVRANNGQLREQLDSMRATLAQRKKFDELAEKITSNRLLRPREDQLANLAKLEEECKELERESETYKETWNERREQFNRIMEEGMMLRRQIRDEKEEVDRREGMNEEGEDEADGEREGTTPRPIPSGGATPRPDGETQPKGDVDVENEDGVINRAASSRDRTPLDGTPAPEKMGSKAAATPADSTSSAPQVSTQHLQVPGVATPSHQSDQGAGDVDMEDQDETERTGQDNEDGEDGMEVDE, encoded by the coding sequence ATGGCGTCCTGGAATTTGCTCGACGACAAAAGCGAAGCCGAGCTTCACAAATCCCGTCttctcaatgttgaagaaaaGCCATTCAAACGAATCACCAAGCGCCTGTCCACCATCTCTTCCGTCGTCTCCACAGCCAGTCAATACAATGTATCAACACAAAACGGTGCCGATGCCGCAAAGCTTCCAGCCAATGACAGCTTAAAAGAAGATCTCACTCTCGACTTTGCCGCTtttgacagcagcattgCGCGTCTCCAGTTCCTTCACGATGCCAACCAACGCGAGCGGGAGCGATACGCGGCCGACCAGGAGCGCATTTTAGCAGAATGTCAATCAGTCCGGGCAAACAATGGACAATTACGGGAGCAGCTAGACTCGATGCGAGCAACGCTGGCACAGCGCAAGAAATTCGACGAACTGGCAGAGAAGATTACATCCAATAGACTATTACGGCCCCGGGAAGATCAGCTTGCCAATTTGGCTAAGCTGGAAGAAGAGTGCAAGGAGCTGGAACGAGAGAGTGAAACATATAAAGAGACGTGGAACGAGCGCCGAGAACAGTTCAACAGAATCATGGAAGAGGGTATGATGCTGAGACGGCAGATTCGCGAcgagaaggaagaagtcgATCGACGAGAGGGTATgaatgaagaaggagaggatgAGGCAGACGGGGAGAGGGAGGGCACGACGCCTAGGCCAATACCTAGCGGCGGCGCGACACCTCGCCCAGATGGCGAAACGCAGCCGAAGGGCGATGTGGACGTTGAGAACGAGGATGGAGTTATAAACCGTGCGGCTTCAAGTAGGGACCGCACACCTCTGGATGGTACGCCTGCGCCTGAGAAGATGGGATCCAAGGCCGCTGCAACGCCGGCCGATTCAACGTCATCAGCACCGCAAGTCTCAACACAACATCTACAGGTCCCAGGTGTAGCAACGCCTTCACATCAAAGTGACCAAGGTGCTGGAGATGTAGATATGGAGGACCAAGACGAGACTGAaaggacaggacaggacaatgaagatggcgaggatGGAATGGAAGTTGACGAGTAA